The Harpia harpyja isolate bHarHar1 chromosome 10, bHarHar1 primary haplotype, whole genome shotgun sequence genome includes a region encoding these proteins:
- the SRGN gene encoding serglycin has translation MPAKMQLLIRCNGRIFLAICLILFVGYTAQGAPVQKARYKRVRCRPDAWSANCIEEKGPWFYMPTGGANRILPPMADPSLMKRYQELGDIFPLSDEESGSGSDATVEVEPASGSGLGDGDSFSEAKLPVFLAGPRGSELKQKLTEEDLLL, from the exons ATGCCGGCCAAAATGCAGCTCCTTATCAGATGTAATGGGAGGATTTTCCTGGCTATTTGTTTAATCCTCTTTGTGGGATACACAGCACAAG GTGCTCCGGTGCAGAAGGCAAGGTACAAGAGAGTGAGGTGCCGACCCGACGCCTGGTCCGCTAACTGCATCGAAGAGAAGGGGCCCTGGTTTTACATGCCCACCGGCGGAGCCAACAGGATCCTTCCTCCCATGGCAGATCCGTCCCT GATGAAGCGATACCAGGAGCTGGGCGACATATTCCCACTCTCAGATGAGGAGTCCGGCTCTGGGTCCGACGCCACGGTAGAAGTGGAGCCAGCCTCCGGGTCGGGTCTTGGTGATGGCGACAGCTTCTCCGAAGCGAAGCTGCCCGTCTTCCTAGCAGGCCCACGAGGCAGCGAGCTGAAGCAAAAACTAACGGAGGAGGATCTGCTCCTGTAG
- the VPS26A gene encoding vacuolar protein sorting-associated protein 26A isoform X3: MSFLGGFFGPVCEIDVILNDAETRKTAEIKTEDGKVEKHFLFYDGESVSGKVNVSIKPHGKRLEHQGIRIEFVGQIELFNDKSNTHEFVNLVKELALPGELTQSRSYDFEFMQVEKPYESYIGANVRLRYFLKVTIVRRLSDLVKEYDLIVHQLATYPDVNNSIKMEVGIEDCLHIEFEYNKSKYHLKDVIVGKIYFLLVRIKIQHMELQLIKKEITGIGPSTTTETETIAKYEIMDGAPVKGESIPIRLFLAGYDPTPTMRDVNKKFSVRYFLNLVLVDEEDRRYFKQQEIILWRKAPEKLRKQRTNFHQRFESPESQASAEQPEM, translated from the exons ATG AGTTTTCTTGGAGGCTTTTTTGGTCCTGTTTGTGAGATTGATGTTATTCTTAATGATGCTGAAACACGAAAAACAGCGGAAATCAAAACAGAAGATGGTAAAgtagaaaagcattttctcttctaTGATGGAGAATCTGTTTCGggaaag GTGAACGTCTCCATTAAGCCGCATGGGAAGAGACTAGAGCACCAAGGAATTAGAATTGAATTTGTAGGACAAATTG AACTCTTCAATGACAAAAGCAATACCCATGAATTTGTAAACTTAGTGAAAGAACTGGCCTTACCTGGAGAACTGACCCAAAGCAGAAGCTATGACTTTGAATTCATGCAGGTTGAAAAGCCATATGAATCCTACATCGGTGCCAACGTCAGACTGAG GTATTTTCTAAAAGTGACAATAGTGAGGCGGCTGTCAGACTTGGTGAAAGAATATGATCTGATTGTTCACCAGCTTGCTACATACCCAGACGTAAACAACTCCATTAAAATGGAAGTAGGCATTGAAGACTGTCTTCATATAGAGTTTGAATACAATAAGTCAAA GTATCACTTAAAGGATGTGATTGTTGGAAAAATTTATTTCCTCTTAGTGAGAATAAAAATTCAGCACATGGAGTTGCAGCTGATCAAAAAGGAGATTACTGGAATtg GACCCAGTACCACAACAGAGACTGAAACCATTGCAAAGTATGAAATAATGGATGGTGCACCAGTTAAAG gtGAATCAATTCCTATAAGACTGTTCTTAGCAGGCTATGACCCAACTCCAACAATGAGGGATGTGAACAAGAAATTTTCGGTGAGGTACTTCTTGAATCTAGTGCTTGTGGATGAAGAAGACAGACGATACTTCAAACAGCAG GAAATAATCTTATGGAGAAAAGCTCCTGAGAAGCTGAGGAAACAACGAACAAACTTTCACCAGCGATTTGAATCTCCAGAATCACAAGCATCTGCTGAGCAACCTGAGATGTGA
- the VPS26A gene encoding vacuolar protein sorting-associated protein 26A isoform X1 → MMNCCLLNLLVLSLFAKRTMGRRKRQQIKVPIPLHQPGGCFRPCIISPVFSFHPNLLLFLLLLIILVTAVYASFLGGFFGPVCEIDVILNDAETRKTAEIKTEDGKVEKHFLFYDGESVSGKVNVSIKPHGKRLEHQGIRIEFVGQIELFNDKSNTHEFVNLVKELALPGELTQSRSYDFEFMQVEKPYESYIGANVRLRYFLKVTIVRRLSDLVKEYDLIVHQLATYPDVNNSIKMEVGIEDCLHIEFEYNKSKYHLKDVIVGKIYFLLVRIKIQHMELQLIKKEITGIGPSTTTETETIAKYEIMDGAPVKGESIPIRLFLAGYDPTPTMRDVNKKFSVRYFLNLVLVDEEDRRYFKQQEIILWRKAPEKLRKQRTNFHQRFESPESQASAEQPEM, encoded by the exons ATGATGAACTGCTGCCTCTTGAACCTGCTAGTGCTTTCTTTATTTGCCAAGAGAACTATGGGGCGTAGAAAGAGGCAGCAAATAAAAGTCCCTATTCCCCTTCACCAGCCAGGGGGATGCTTTAGGCCTTGTATTATAtcccctgttttctcttttcaccCTAATTTGCTGTTATTCCTCTTACTTCTGATCATCCTTGTTACTGCTGTTTATGCT AGTTTTCTTGGAGGCTTTTTTGGTCCTGTTTGTGAGATTGATGTTATTCTTAATGATGCTGAAACACGAAAAACAGCGGAAATCAAAACAGAAGATGGTAAAgtagaaaagcattttctcttctaTGATGGAGAATCTGTTTCGggaaag GTGAACGTCTCCATTAAGCCGCATGGGAAGAGACTAGAGCACCAAGGAATTAGAATTGAATTTGTAGGACAAATTG AACTCTTCAATGACAAAAGCAATACCCATGAATTTGTAAACTTAGTGAAAGAACTGGCCTTACCTGGAGAACTGACCCAAAGCAGAAGCTATGACTTTGAATTCATGCAGGTTGAAAAGCCATATGAATCCTACATCGGTGCCAACGTCAGACTGAG GTATTTTCTAAAAGTGACAATAGTGAGGCGGCTGTCAGACTTGGTGAAAGAATATGATCTGATTGTTCACCAGCTTGCTACATACCCAGACGTAAACAACTCCATTAAAATGGAAGTAGGCATTGAAGACTGTCTTCATATAGAGTTTGAATACAATAAGTCAAA GTATCACTTAAAGGATGTGATTGTTGGAAAAATTTATTTCCTCTTAGTGAGAATAAAAATTCAGCACATGGAGTTGCAGCTGATCAAAAAGGAGATTACTGGAATtg GACCCAGTACCACAACAGAGACTGAAACCATTGCAAAGTATGAAATAATGGATGGTGCACCAGTTAAAG gtGAATCAATTCCTATAAGACTGTTCTTAGCAGGCTATGACCCAACTCCAACAATGAGGGATGTGAACAAGAAATTTTCGGTGAGGTACTTCTTGAATCTAGTGCTTGTGGATGAAGAAGACAGACGATACTTCAAACAGCAG GAAATAATCTTATGGAGAAAAGCTCCTGAGAAGCTGAGGAAACAACGAACAAACTTTCACCAGCGATTTGAATCTCCAGAATCACAAGCATCTGCTGAGCAACCTGAGATGTGA
- the VPS26A gene encoding vacuolar protein sorting-associated protein 26A isoform X2, producing MIMFFKVKSAIGNFAVTETEVVLATSFLGGFFGPVCEIDVILNDAETRKTAEIKTEDGKVEKHFLFYDGESVSGKVNVSIKPHGKRLEHQGIRIEFVGQIELFNDKSNTHEFVNLVKELALPGELTQSRSYDFEFMQVEKPYESYIGANVRLRYFLKVTIVRRLSDLVKEYDLIVHQLATYPDVNNSIKMEVGIEDCLHIEFEYNKSKYHLKDVIVGKIYFLLVRIKIQHMELQLIKKEITGIGPSTTTETETIAKYEIMDGAPVKGESIPIRLFLAGYDPTPTMRDVNKKFSVRYFLNLVLVDEEDRRYFKQQEIILWRKAPEKLRKQRTNFHQRFESPESQASAEQPEM from the exons ATGATTATGTTTTTTAAGGTGAAATCAGCGATTGGAAACTTTGCAGTGACAGAAACTGAAGTTGTGCTTGCAAca AGTTTTCTTGGAGGCTTTTTTGGTCCTGTTTGTGAGATTGATGTTATTCTTAATGATGCTGAAACACGAAAAACAGCGGAAATCAAAACAGAAGATGGTAAAgtagaaaagcattttctcttctaTGATGGAGAATCTGTTTCGggaaag GTGAACGTCTCCATTAAGCCGCATGGGAAGAGACTAGAGCACCAAGGAATTAGAATTGAATTTGTAGGACAAATTG AACTCTTCAATGACAAAAGCAATACCCATGAATTTGTAAACTTAGTGAAAGAACTGGCCTTACCTGGAGAACTGACCCAAAGCAGAAGCTATGACTTTGAATTCATGCAGGTTGAAAAGCCATATGAATCCTACATCGGTGCCAACGTCAGACTGAG GTATTTTCTAAAAGTGACAATAGTGAGGCGGCTGTCAGACTTGGTGAAAGAATATGATCTGATTGTTCACCAGCTTGCTACATACCCAGACGTAAACAACTCCATTAAAATGGAAGTAGGCATTGAAGACTGTCTTCATATAGAGTTTGAATACAATAAGTCAAA GTATCACTTAAAGGATGTGATTGTTGGAAAAATTTATTTCCTCTTAGTGAGAATAAAAATTCAGCACATGGAGTTGCAGCTGATCAAAAAGGAGATTACTGGAATtg GACCCAGTACCACAACAGAGACTGAAACCATTGCAAAGTATGAAATAATGGATGGTGCACCAGTTAAAG gtGAATCAATTCCTATAAGACTGTTCTTAGCAGGCTATGACCCAACTCCAACAATGAGGGATGTGAACAAGAAATTTTCGGTGAGGTACTTCTTGAATCTAGTGCTTGTGGATGAAGAAGACAGACGATACTTCAAACAGCAG GAAATAATCTTATGGAGAAAAGCTCCTGAGAAGCTGAGGAAACAACGAACAAACTTTCACCAGCGATTTGAATCTCCAGAATCACAAGCATCTGCTGAGCAACCTGAGATGTGA
- the VPS26A gene encoding vacuolar protein sorting-associated protein 26A isoform X4 — protein MQVEKPYESYIGANVRLRYFLKVTIVRRLSDLVKEYDLIVHQLATYPDVNNSIKMEVGIEDCLHIEFEYNKSKYHLKDVIVGKIYFLLVRIKIQHMELQLIKKEITGIGPSTTTETETIAKYEIMDGAPVKGESIPIRLFLAGYDPTPTMRDVNKKFSVRYFLNLVLVDEEDRRYFKQQEIILWRKAPEKLRKQRTNFHQRFESPESQASAEQPEM, from the exons ATGCAGGTTGAAAAGCCATATGAATCCTACATCGGTGCCAACGTCAGACTGAG GTATTTTCTAAAAGTGACAATAGTGAGGCGGCTGTCAGACTTGGTGAAAGAATATGATCTGATTGTTCACCAGCTTGCTACATACCCAGACGTAAACAACTCCATTAAAATGGAAGTAGGCATTGAAGACTGTCTTCATATAGAGTTTGAATACAATAAGTCAAA GTATCACTTAAAGGATGTGATTGTTGGAAAAATTTATTTCCTCTTAGTGAGAATAAAAATTCAGCACATGGAGTTGCAGCTGATCAAAAAGGAGATTACTGGAATtg GACCCAGTACCACAACAGAGACTGAAACCATTGCAAAGTATGAAATAATGGATGGTGCACCAGTTAAAG gtGAATCAATTCCTATAAGACTGTTCTTAGCAGGCTATGACCCAACTCCAACAATGAGGGATGTGAACAAGAAATTTTCGGTGAGGTACTTCTTGAATCTAGTGCTTGTGGATGAAGAAGACAGACGATACTTCAAACAGCAG GAAATAATCTTATGGAGAAAAGCTCCTGAGAAGCTGAGGAAACAACGAACAAACTTTCACCAGCGATTTGAATCTCCAGAATCACAAGCATCTGCTGAGCAACCTGAGATGTGA